Proteins from a genomic interval of Cucumis melo cultivar AY chromosome 7, USDA_Cmelo_AY_1.0, whole genome shotgun sequence:
- the LOC103494819 gene encoding telomere repeat-binding factor 1 isoform X5 produces MGAPKQKWTSEEEAALKAGVVKHGAGKWRTILKDPEFSSVLYLRSNVDLKDKWRNMSVMANGWGSREKARLALKRLHAPRKDENAVAPSVAAQSEDELAEAKSVSLSLDIKQITGPKRSNVRKEEEEEEEEEEEKEAERIERDARYDCHRLDNLIIEAITTLREPGGSNKTKITSYIEDQYWAPPDFKRLLSSKLKFLTASRKLVKVKRKYRLPSVAPSERRSSMLLLEDQQRATVRADKDEMCILAKAQIDLELAKMRTMTSQEAAAAAARAVAEAEAAIAEAEEAAREAEAAEADAEAAQSFAEAAMKTLKGRNLPKMQMIRV; encoded by the exons ATGGGTGCTCCGAAGCAGAAATGGACTAGTGAAGAAGAAGCAGCTCTGAAGGCTGGAGTTGTTAAGCATGGAGCAGGAAAGTGGCGGACGATACTTAAGGATCCTGAATTCAGCAGTGTACTCTATCTTCGTTCAAATGTTGATCTCAAG GACAAGTGGAGAAATATGAGTGTCATGGCTAATGGCTGGGGATCTCGAGAGAAGGCCAGGTTGGCACTTAAGAGATTACATGCTCCTAGAAAAGACGAGAATGCTGTGGCTCCAAGTGTTGCTGCCCAAAGTGAAGACGAATTGGCAGAAGCCAAGTCTGTTTCCCTTTCCTTGGATATCAAGCAGATAACCGGTCCAAAGCGATCTAATGTAAG AAaggaagaggaggaggaggaagaagaagaagaagaaaaagaagcagAAAGAATAGAAAGGGATGCAAGATATGATTGCCATAG GCTGGACAATCTTATAATTGAGGCCATTACTACGCTGAGGGAACCCGGTGGCTCTAATAAGACAAAGATTACCTCGTATATAGAG GATCAATACTGGGCACCTCCAGACTTCAAGAGGCTGTTATCATCAAAATTGAAGTTCTTAACGGCTAGTCGTAAACTGGTCAAG GTTAAACGAAAATATAGGCTTCCTTCTGTGGCGCCTTCAGAGAGAAGGAGCTCTATGTTATTGTTGGAAGACCAGCAAAGAGCTACTGTAAGAGCTGACAAGGATGAAATGTGTATTCTTGCGAAAGCTCAAATCGACCTCGAATTAGCAAAGATGAGAACCATGACTTCCCAAGAGGCAGCGGCAGCTGCTGCCCGAGCAGTTGCTGAAGCAGAAGCAGCAATTGCAGAAGCTGAAGAGGCAGCTAGGGAAGCCGAGGCAGCTGAGGCTGATGCAGAAGCTGCCCAATCATTTGCAGAAGCTGCAATGAAGACACTGAAAGGAAGAAATCTCCCGAAGATG CAGATGATCCGGGTTTGA
- the LOC103494819 gene encoding telomere repeat-binding factor 1 isoform X2, producing the protein MGAPKQKWTSEEEAALKAGVVKHGAGKWRTILKDPEFSSVLYLRSNVDLKDKWRNMSVMANGWGSREKARLALKRLHAPRKDENAVAPSVAAQSEDELAEAKSVSLSLDIKQITGPKRSNVRKEEEEEEEEEEEKEAERIERDARYDCHRWEKRLDNLIIEAITTLREPGGSNKTKITSYIEDQYWAPPDFKRLLSSKLKFLTASRKLVKVKRKYRLPSVAPSERRSSMLLLEDQQRATVRADKDEMCILAKAQIDLELAKMRTMTSQEAAAAAARAVAEAEAAIAEAEEAAREAEAAEADAEAAQSFAEAAMKTLKGRNLPKMQMIRV; encoded by the exons ATGGGTGCTCCGAAGCAGAAATGGACTAGTGAAGAAGAAGCAGCTCTGAAGGCTGGAGTTGTTAAGCATGGAGCAGGAAAGTGGCGGACGATACTTAAGGATCCTGAATTCAGCAGTGTACTCTATCTTCGTTCAAATGTTGATCTCAAG GACAAGTGGAGAAATATGAGTGTCATGGCTAATGGCTGGGGATCTCGAGAGAAGGCCAGGTTGGCACTTAAGAGATTACATGCTCCTAGAAAAGACGAGAATGCTGTGGCTCCAAGTGTTGCTGCCCAAAGTGAAGACGAATTGGCAGAAGCCAAGTCTGTTTCCCTTTCCTTGGATATCAAGCAGATAACCGGTCCAAAGCGATCTAATGTAAG AAaggaagaggaggaggaggaagaagaagaagaagaaaaagaagcagAAAGAATAGAAAGGGATGCAAGATATGATTGCCATAGGTGGGAAAAAAG GCTGGACAATCTTATAATTGAGGCCATTACTACGCTGAGGGAACCCGGTGGCTCTAATAAGACAAAGATTACCTCGTATATAGAG GATCAATACTGGGCACCTCCAGACTTCAAGAGGCTGTTATCATCAAAATTGAAGTTCTTAACGGCTAGTCGTAAACTGGTCAAG GTTAAACGAAAATATAGGCTTCCTTCTGTGGCGCCTTCAGAGAGAAGGAGCTCTATGTTATTGTTGGAAGACCAGCAAAGAGCTACTGTAAGAGCTGACAAGGATGAAATGTGTATTCTTGCGAAAGCTCAAATCGACCTCGAATTAGCAAAGATGAGAACCATGACTTCCCAAGAGGCAGCGGCAGCTGCTGCCCGAGCAGTTGCTGAAGCAGAAGCAGCAATTGCAGAAGCTGAAGAGGCAGCTAGGGAAGCCGAGGCAGCTGAGGCTGATGCAGAAGCTGCCCAATCATTTGCAGAAGCTGCAATGAAGACACTGAAAGGAAGAAATCTCCCGAAGATG CAGATGATCCGGGTTTGA
- the LOC103494819 gene encoding telomere repeat-binding factor 1 isoform X6, protein MGAPKQKWTSEEEAALKAGVVKHGAGKWRTILKDPEFSSVLYLRSNVDLKDKWRNMSVMANGWGSREKARLALKRLHAPRKDENAVAPSVAAQSEDELAEAKSVSLSLDIKQITGPKRSNVRKEEEEEEEEEEEKEAERIERDARYDCHRLDNLIIEAITTLREPGGSNKTKITSYIEDQYWAPPDFKRLLSSKLKFLTASRKLVKVKRKYRLPSVAPSERRSSMLLLEDQQRATVRADKDEMCILAKAQIDLELAKMRTMTSQEAAAAAARAVAEAEAAIAEAEEAAREAEAAEADAEAAQSFAEAAMKTLKGRNLPKMMIRV, encoded by the exons ATGGGTGCTCCGAAGCAGAAATGGACTAGTGAAGAAGAAGCAGCTCTGAAGGCTGGAGTTGTTAAGCATGGAGCAGGAAAGTGGCGGACGATACTTAAGGATCCTGAATTCAGCAGTGTACTCTATCTTCGTTCAAATGTTGATCTCAAG GACAAGTGGAGAAATATGAGTGTCATGGCTAATGGCTGGGGATCTCGAGAGAAGGCCAGGTTGGCACTTAAGAGATTACATGCTCCTAGAAAAGACGAGAATGCTGTGGCTCCAAGTGTTGCTGCCCAAAGTGAAGACGAATTGGCAGAAGCCAAGTCTGTTTCCCTTTCCTTGGATATCAAGCAGATAACCGGTCCAAAGCGATCTAATGTAAG AAaggaagaggaggaggaggaagaagaagaagaagaaaaagaagcagAAAGAATAGAAAGGGATGCAAGATATGATTGCCATAG GCTGGACAATCTTATAATTGAGGCCATTACTACGCTGAGGGAACCCGGTGGCTCTAATAAGACAAAGATTACCTCGTATATAGAG GATCAATACTGGGCACCTCCAGACTTCAAGAGGCTGTTATCATCAAAATTGAAGTTCTTAACGGCTAGTCGTAAACTGGTCAAG GTTAAACGAAAATATAGGCTTCCTTCTGTGGCGCCTTCAGAGAGAAGGAGCTCTATGTTATTGTTGGAAGACCAGCAAAGAGCTACTGTAAGAGCTGACAAGGATGAAATGTGTATTCTTGCGAAAGCTCAAATCGACCTCGAATTAGCAAAGATGAGAACCATGACTTCCCAAGAGGCAGCGGCAGCTGCTGCCCGAGCAGTTGCTGAAGCAGAAGCAGCAATTGCAGAAGCTGAAGAGGCAGCTAGGGAAGCCGAGGCAGCTGAGGCTGATGCAGAAGCTGCCCAATCATTTGCAGAAGCTGCAATGAAGACACTGAAAGGAAGAAATCTCCCGAAGATG ATGATCCGGGTTTGA
- the LOC103494819 gene encoding telomere repeat-binding factor 1 isoform X3 translates to MGAPKQKWTSEEEAALKAGVVKHGAGKWRTILKDPEFSSVLYLRSNVDLKDKWRNMSVMANGWGSREKARLALKRLHAPRKDENAVAPSVAAQSEDELAEAKSVSLSLDIKQITGPKRSNVRKEEEEEEEEEEEKEAERIERDARYDCHRWEKRLDNLIIEAITTLREPGGSNKTKITSYIEDQYWAPPDFKRLLSSKLKFLTASRKLVKVKRKYRLPSVAPSERRSSMLLLEDQQRATVRADKDEMCILAKAQIDLELAKMRTMTSQEAAAAAARAVAEAEAAIAEAEEAAREAEAAEADAEAAQSFAEAAMKTLKGRNLPKMMIRV, encoded by the exons ATGGGTGCTCCGAAGCAGAAATGGACTAGTGAAGAAGAAGCAGCTCTGAAGGCTGGAGTTGTTAAGCATGGAGCAGGAAAGTGGCGGACGATACTTAAGGATCCTGAATTCAGCAGTGTACTCTATCTTCGTTCAAATGTTGATCTCAAG GACAAGTGGAGAAATATGAGTGTCATGGCTAATGGCTGGGGATCTCGAGAGAAGGCCAGGTTGGCACTTAAGAGATTACATGCTCCTAGAAAAGACGAGAATGCTGTGGCTCCAAGTGTTGCTGCCCAAAGTGAAGACGAATTGGCAGAAGCCAAGTCTGTTTCCCTTTCCTTGGATATCAAGCAGATAACCGGTCCAAAGCGATCTAATGTAAG AAaggaagaggaggaggaggaagaagaagaagaagaaaaagaagcagAAAGAATAGAAAGGGATGCAAGATATGATTGCCATAGGTGGGAAAAAAG GCTGGACAATCTTATAATTGAGGCCATTACTACGCTGAGGGAACCCGGTGGCTCTAATAAGACAAAGATTACCTCGTATATAGAG GATCAATACTGGGCACCTCCAGACTTCAAGAGGCTGTTATCATCAAAATTGAAGTTCTTAACGGCTAGTCGTAAACTGGTCAAG GTTAAACGAAAATATAGGCTTCCTTCTGTGGCGCCTTCAGAGAGAAGGAGCTCTATGTTATTGTTGGAAGACCAGCAAAGAGCTACTGTAAGAGCTGACAAGGATGAAATGTGTATTCTTGCGAAAGCTCAAATCGACCTCGAATTAGCAAAGATGAGAACCATGACTTCCCAAGAGGCAGCGGCAGCTGCTGCCCGAGCAGTTGCTGAAGCAGAAGCAGCAATTGCAGAAGCTGAAGAGGCAGCTAGGGAAGCCGAGGCAGCTGAGGCTGATGCAGAAGCTGCCCAATCATTTGCAGAAGCTGCAATGAAGACACTGAAAGGAAGAAATCTCCCGAAGATG ATGATCCGGGTTTGA
- the LOC103494819 gene encoding telomere repeat-binding factor 1 isoform X1: protein MGAPKQKWTSEEEAALKAGVVKHGAGKWRTILKDPEFSSVLYLRSNVDLKDKWRNMSVMANGWGSREKARLALKRLHAPRKDENAVAPSVAAQSEDELAEAKSVSLSLDIKQITGPKRSNVRKEEEEEEEEEEEKEAERIERDARYDCHRWEKRLDNLIIEAITTLREPGGSNKTKITSYIEDQYWAPPDFKRLLSSKLKFLTASRKLVKVKRKYRLPSVAPSERRSSMLLLEDQQRATVRADKDEMCILAKAQIDLELAKMRTMTSQEAAAAAARAVAEAEAAIAEAEEAAREAEAAEADAEAAQSFAEAAMKTLKGRNLPKMSFSLVSR, encoded by the exons ATGGGTGCTCCGAAGCAGAAATGGACTAGTGAAGAAGAAGCAGCTCTGAAGGCTGGAGTTGTTAAGCATGGAGCAGGAAAGTGGCGGACGATACTTAAGGATCCTGAATTCAGCAGTGTACTCTATCTTCGTTCAAATGTTGATCTCAAG GACAAGTGGAGAAATATGAGTGTCATGGCTAATGGCTGGGGATCTCGAGAGAAGGCCAGGTTGGCACTTAAGAGATTACATGCTCCTAGAAAAGACGAGAATGCTGTGGCTCCAAGTGTTGCTGCCCAAAGTGAAGACGAATTGGCAGAAGCCAAGTCTGTTTCCCTTTCCTTGGATATCAAGCAGATAACCGGTCCAAAGCGATCTAATGTAAG AAaggaagaggaggaggaggaagaagaagaagaagaaaaagaagcagAAAGAATAGAAAGGGATGCAAGATATGATTGCCATAGGTGGGAAAAAAG GCTGGACAATCTTATAATTGAGGCCATTACTACGCTGAGGGAACCCGGTGGCTCTAATAAGACAAAGATTACCTCGTATATAGAG GATCAATACTGGGCACCTCCAGACTTCAAGAGGCTGTTATCATCAAAATTGAAGTTCTTAACGGCTAGTCGTAAACTGGTCAAG GTTAAACGAAAATATAGGCTTCCTTCTGTGGCGCCTTCAGAGAGAAGGAGCTCTATGTTATTGTTGGAAGACCAGCAAAGAGCTACTGTAAGAGCTGACAAGGATGAAATGTGTATTCTTGCGAAAGCTCAAATCGACCTCGAATTAGCAAAGATGAGAACCATGACTTCCCAAGAGGCAGCGGCAGCTGCTGCCCGAGCAGTTGCTGAAGCAGAAGCAGCAATTGCAGAAGCTGAAGAGGCAGCTAGGGAAGCCGAGGCAGCTGAGGCTGATGCAGAAGCTGCCCAATCATTTGCAGAAGCTGCAATGAAGACACTGAAAGGAAGAAATCTCCCGAAGATG TCTTTTTCCCTTGTCAGCAGATGA
- the LOC103494819 gene encoding telomere repeat-binding factor 1 isoform X7: MSVMANGWGSREKARLALKRLHAPRKDENAVAPSVAAQSEDELAEAKSVSLSLDIKQITGPKRSNVRKEEEEEEEEEEEKEAERIERDARYDCHRWEKRLDNLIIEAITTLREPGGSNKTKITSYIEDQYWAPPDFKRLLSSKLKFLTASRKLVKVKRKYRLPSVAPSERRSSMLLLEDQQRATVRADKDEMCILAKAQIDLELAKMRTMTSQEAAAAAARAVAEAEAAIAEAEEAAREAEAAEADAEAAQSFAEAAMKTLKGRNLPKMSFSLVSR, encoded by the exons ATGAGTGTCATGGCTAATGGCTGGGGATCTCGAGAGAAGGCCAGGTTGGCACTTAAGAGATTACATGCTCCTAGAAAAGACGAGAATGCTGTGGCTCCAAGTGTTGCTGCCCAAAGTGAAGACGAATTGGCAGAAGCCAAGTCTGTTTCCCTTTCCTTGGATATCAAGCAGATAACCGGTCCAAAGCGATCTAATGTAAG AAaggaagaggaggaggaggaagaagaagaagaagaaaaagaagcagAAAGAATAGAAAGGGATGCAAGATATGATTGCCATAGGTGGGAAAAAAG GCTGGACAATCTTATAATTGAGGCCATTACTACGCTGAGGGAACCCGGTGGCTCTAATAAGACAAAGATTACCTCGTATATAGAG GATCAATACTGGGCACCTCCAGACTTCAAGAGGCTGTTATCATCAAAATTGAAGTTCTTAACGGCTAGTCGTAAACTGGTCAAG GTTAAACGAAAATATAGGCTTCCTTCTGTGGCGCCTTCAGAGAGAAGGAGCTCTATGTTATTGTTGGAAGACCAGCAAAGAGCTACTGTAAGAGCTGACAAGGATGAAATGTGTATTCTTGCGAAAGCTCAAATCGACCTCGAATTAGCAAAGATGAGAACCATGACTTCCCAAGAGGCAGCGGCAGCTGCTGCCCGAGCAGTTGCTGAAGCAGAAGCAGCAATTGCAGAAGCTGAAGAGGCAGCTAGGGAAGCCGAGGCAGCTGAGGCTGATGCAGAAGCTGCCCAATCATTTGCAGAAGCTGCAATGAAGACACTGAAAGGAAGAAATCTCCCGAAGATG TCTTTTTCCCTTGTCAGCAGATGA
- the LOC103494819 gene encoding telomere repeat-binding factor 1 isoform X4, with product MGAPKQKWTSEEEAALKAGVVKHGAGKWRTILKDPEFSSVLYLRSNVDLKDKWRNMSVMANGWGSREKARLALKRLHAPRKDENAVAPSVAAQSEDELAEAKSVSLSLDIKQITGPKRSNVRKEEEEEEEEEEEKEAERIERDARYDCHRLDNLIIEAITTLREPGGSNKTKITSYIEDQYWAPPDFKRLLSSKLKFLTASRKLVKVKRKYRLPSVAPSERRSSMLLLEDQQRATVRADKDEMCILAKAQIDLELAKMRTMTSQEAAAAAARAVAEAEAAIAEAEEAAREAEAAEADAEAAQSFAEAAMKTLKGRNLPKMSFSLVSR from the exons ATGGGTGCTCCGAAGCAGAAATGGACTAGTGAAGAAGAAGCAGCTCTGAAGGCTGGAGTTGTTAAGCATGGAGCAGGAAAGTGGCGGACGATACTTAAGGATCCTGAATTCAGCAGTGTACTCTATCTTCGTTCAAATGTTGATCTCAAG GACAAGTGGAGAAATATGAGTGTCATGGCTAATGGCTGGGGATCTCGAGAGAAGGCCAGGTTGGCACTTAAGAGATTACATGCTCCTAGAAAAGACGAGAATGCTGTGGCTCCAAGTGTTGCTGCCCAAAGTGAAGACGAATTGGCAGAAGCCAAGTCTGTTTCCCTTTCCTTGGATATCAAGCAGATAACCGGTCCAAAGCGATCTAATGTAAG AAaggaagaggaggaggaggaagaagaagaagaagaaaaagaagcagAAAGAATAGAAAGGGATGCAAGATATGATTGCCATAG GCTGGACAATCTTATAATTGAGGCCATTACTACGCTGAGGGAACCCGGTGGCTCTAATAAGACAAAGATTACCTCGTATATAGAG GATCAATACTGGGCACCTCCAGACTTCAAGAGGCTGTTATCATCAAAATTGAAGTTCTTAACGGCTAGTCGTAAACTGGTCAAG GTTAAACGAAAATATAGGCTTCCTTCTGTGGCGCCTTCAGAGAGAAGGAGCTCTATGTTATTGTTGGAAGACCAGCAAAGAGCTACTGTAAGAGCTGACAAGGATGAAATGTGTATTCTTGCGAAAGCTCAAATCGACCTCGAATTAGCAAAGATGAGAACCATGACTTCCCAAGAGGCAGCGGCAGCTGCTGCCCGAGCAGTTGCTGAAGCAGAAGCAGCAATTGCAGAAGCTGAAGAGGCAGCTAGGGAAGCCGAGGCAGCTGAGGCTGATGCAGAAGCTGCCCAATCATTTGCAGAAGCTGCAATGAAGACACTGAAAGGAAGAAATCTCCCGAAGATG TCTTTTTCCCTTGTCAGCAGATGA